The Haliotis asinina isolate JCU_RB_2024 chromosome 3, JCU_Hal_asi_v2, whole genome shotgun sequence genome segment GTCTGTAAATAGGGAAATGGCGCCCACCATGTTGACAcaaagttgcctcccttgaacgACTAACACATCTTCGGGAAAAATGATTTTGTTCCCTGCGATAAACAAGAAGATAAACAACAGATTCTGCAAAATAATTGAACAcgatttattttatttgtaaacaatGTGACACCAAACTTAACAGTCACTGACATAACGAAACAAGATCTATAGATTTGAGAGTGCCCCAGTGGATATTTCTACGGCTAAACTGCTGCCTCACTCACCCTAAAGCTGGAGCTAGGAACATCAGTAAAAGCTCAGTGATCATAAAGATGAAAAACAATTTCTGGATGAAACTAAAGAAAAGTTAATATAGTATTGATCtactaaaataaatattttgacaaaacgtctTGGTTGGTGCTGTAGGAGGTAAATCCCCTCTAGAGGTGAGGTGCTTTTGAAGAGAGAGTGAAAAAAgcacaaaaaagaaaacatcagTCTGTCTATTGTTACTTTGGTTATACAGTCGGAGACCCATTATAGTGCCCCCAAATAATAGCCTTGAttcgtttttgttttctttatacaCGTGTTTTaatttgttcactggtcacgagggagCATTGGTTTATGTTCCCTACATAGAGTGTATATCAACCCACGGGCCCTGAGGGACCAGAGAACAaggtatctatctatctaggaCATGGTTTTGGATCATGAACTGGAGTTAGGCAACAGCCTAAACATTTCTGACACGAAGTACCAAACGAATTCCCACAGTTCGGCATTTCCAGCAGGCAACAtagaaaatgatacatggacaTTTGGATTTGCTCAGCCAAGCAGTCTACGATATTTATGTGCGAGATGAGATAATAGTGATGATCACACGGGCAAGCGTACTTGTGAAACAGTAATGAAACCACTGTGACGATTTTAGTAACCGAATAATGGTATAGGATGCGCCATTATTGCTGCTGTCGACATTTGATGCCTATGGCTATACCAAAAACAAGTTCTGGAGTTTTGATGACTCATTCAATTTGATGAGGAATTAAATATCAAGAGAACCACTGATAGCGTTACCTTGCCGGAAACACCTTttcacaacaaacaagcaaacagttataaataataaattatgaataaagTGCAATATagaaatatgcaaaaatattGCTTTTAAAATAAACTTAACTAACAATGAATAACAAGAAATCTCCATAGTTTCAAATAGAACCTAGTGCGACTAGTAGTCCATCATTCGTCATCATCTCCTGCCATGACATGCTAAGCATAAGTATTATTGAAAGGCAGCACATGCATTTATAACTAATCACAAGTGGGTGCAGCTTAATTATTTGGAGTACGTACTGTTGAACGGTGACATAGTATTTATAAGCACTGGTTACTTATTCACGTTCGTAGCCCGAAGAATTCTCAACCttggtcgtagccaatgtgttaagaatggttTAAAgaagttcgtagcgctacgaacgtaCGATTCGGGAATAGCTAGCATGGTCCTTAAGCGTTCGGACGTATCCTCTTAATTCACTCATGAGATGCCCCAACTGACAGCTGATTTAATCAACTAAGTTGAAGTTTTCTGTACAAGTTCACAAACAGAtcctagatttccgaaattcTCTTAAAGCTAAGATGGCCGTAATTTAATGTTATggatggcacttacgactatctgaGTGCTAAGAGAACTTTAAAGATCTTCATATTTTCCACCACAGCTAGCTTTGTTATGTCCAGTGTCCGACGTGGTTTGTTATCAACACCATTTGCAAGAAATTCATAAACACATCCTTAATTTCCACGACTAATATCATATTTGTCTTTTCATTATTCAGTTCACACCAAAATTCAGCTTACGTGAATTTGGAGGCATGACTTTATGAATAGTGCGCAAAACGATTTGGTTGTATTGGCAAGAGTTTTGTGTGTAgataatgaaatacatatcCTGTAACATAACATTTGATATATTCATAAGAAATTCAATTCATTTCCCATTCCCACTCGACACGGACGCTCTGTCAACATACCACAAATGTCCTCAAGCTAGCCTCTAACGCTGATTAGGTGTATGAGTTATGGTGCTTGGAACAACGCTGACAGAATGTCTTGGACAGCAACCAAGGAGGGTGACCGTTGAAATCCAAATTTTATGTACGATTACTCAAAGAACCTGGGGATGAACACGACCAATTTGTGTCATCAGACCCTCACTTGTCGAGACACCCCGACTCTGGAAACATGGTCTGAGATGCTAAATCTTACAGGCTCCTTGTTAAACAGAGCGAGGACATTGCCTGTCCTCTGGTCGTAGGGACATAACCTGTTAGATTCTCTGCCCTTGTCGATGAAGGAATTCACTGTACTTCCGGTAACAGATGCATATGACAccatggtaaggtaagttataAATAACGTATCAGTCCATCGACGTGACATAGGGCAAATGTACTACCAGGAGAAACGTTACATTCactgacacaaaacacaaaGCAATACCAAACACACCCATAGTTGTTATCTACAGCCCTTCTATATATCGAGCCTCACAGATCCCGGAACACGCAGGTATACGTAATCGCACCCGTTGCCATATGAACGGTACGTGAGTCAGTATCCGTGTAGCCTGCTGTGGGCAATGGGAATGCCAACGTGCATAACAACGACTGTATTCAATGCAATATTTCCGCTTCTTGGTTGTTTGCAAATGATGTTTAGCTATTCAGCTGTCATGTCTGCCGTCCTTTTGGCGGGGGAAGTGGCCGCCGCCCATTCTGTACGCTGCCTGTAGTGTATACAGATATACCTGAGACACACATACGAATTTAATCATAACATGATTTGTTATGTAAGCATATTTTTTCCGGCTACCTCATTGGTCCAGAAGCGATCACGTGACCGTCGACAGAAGACCATATTGACTCCAACCCAGATCCGACCAAAACTGATACTGACTTGAGCTACTGTGACGTCAAGTTATGACGCCATGTTACATGTCACGGTATTGTTGACATAACCTTATCGGTTTATAGTGAAATATAGGTTCTTGACTATGTGGACTTTTTTATCTTTTAGAAGCGGTTTTAGGTAACTACATAATAAAACAATTGTTTTTTAAAGCAATAGCAACCTTGGACTTCGTCCTCGGACAATATTGCTTTTCGCGGGTGCATAAAAAACAGGTATTGACTTCATCACCAGTGTATAATTgtataatattttatcaagggTTGGGATTTCAAAAAAGGTGTTCCGACAGATGATGGCAAACCATAGTCATAAGTTATATAAACTCTGGACAGACCGGATGTGTTGACCAATGAATAACTTAGACAAACTCTAATGTGATTGTTTGTGACTTTCTCCTTTATATGGACGCATCTGATTCTTTTCGTTCCGAAAGCTGTAATTATGTTTTGATGTTCATAATGTTGGGCTAGTAATGTAATGGACAAGCATTTCTTTAAGGATCCAATTTACGCTCGCGAAACTGGGAATTAGTAAGAAAGGTCCGAGCTGTGACGTTGTGTCAGTAAGAAGCCCAAagctttttatatatacataccaggttttgttttcaaaacaggCATATTTTCCCTTGGAGGAAGAGCGGGAGCTTTATCTTTGCCTCTTGGTGCCGGAATTGGAGGACGGTTTTCAACGTTCTTTTGGATGACTGCAGATGGTTGGGAAGGGAAAGACCGCCTGGGTGGCACTGGAGGCAAAGGTGGACTAAAAGACGCAGCAATGTCAAAGGATCCATCCATGATGTCCAGATCGCCGATCCCGTTTGGAATATTATTGTGGGTGTCAGACAGAAGAAAGTATGGAGGAGCAGAAGGTATTGCTCGAGAGTCATCGCTGAGACGTTGCGGAGGAGGGGGTGGCATCGGAGGCCGTGATCGCATTCGTGCAAGGTTAGTTGAGTCGGGGGATGGTAAAGATGTTAGCACTACCCCCGTTTGATTCGACACTGATGTCGTGCCATCTGTGCTCTGAGAACGATTTGGAATAGTGGGCAGAGGCCGAGGAGCACGAGGTAATGGGGGAGGGGACCTTGAACTGGTTTCAGAACGTGGGGGCAAAGGTGCTGGCGGCCTGTTACTCAAAGGACTATTTCTCCTCGCAGTCCTTTTAAACGTTCCCCACAGGTCGTCAATAATGTGTGGCTCAAACGGGCCGTCCGATTCATCATGGGATTTCTGAATCAACGAACTGACGAATGCATAATCCTTCTTATGGTCATCAGCCCTGGACTTCCTAGTCTGTTCTTCTTGTCTGTTTGCTTCCTTCTGTAgacaaataaatttaaaatgtcaaaatcgTTGTTGTGCTTTTAGTGACATATGAGAATTACCTGAAAATATGGGAGTGCGATGAAAAACAAGCAGGCTCCATAAAACCTTCCTCCAAATCTCCTCCGGGCTCAGGgtatataaacaaacatcgagggccccgagggaccagtgaacaacgtatttatcttaccgaacacatcaatgttaacttttaactgtttgaagcatgggtatcggatcgtacattTCGACCAACCTGCAGCTGTGTGAATGAAACGATTGAAATCTTGCATTTTGGTAATTTTCCGCCAGGTACTGTATTAATATAGTCGCCGCGGTGTAATGCCTATGCTTAATATTCatagggactacatttgaacgttttgtcaaaatttagttattggaatgcgaggaaGATCTTTACGTAGATTTATAGtaatctcccttccatcgatgtgcattcgcaaaacatcggtaatttttGTGCATCATGAGTGATTCAACGTTATTCCAGATAAAGatgtactaccacgaagtaccgaatcaGTTGCCAATgtcagcggggtacattgaaatgtaaatcgcttgtaagtggggtacactgaaataatagaaaagccattagccagtcagaaaacgacattcatGTGCGAGGTGAGATAAATGTTTGTGACCGCTGCCATCACTAGTAGATAGTGATTCGTAAACACTGGTTTGCTTATAACATAGAGTTGACCTGCTTTTGGTGGACGTGAGCATAGAAGTTCTGATATGAACACAGCATATCATCTGTTTCAGATTTGGTTTACATGTGATATATACTTTTAAGTTGTAACTTAACTTGTTGGGAATAAATGATTGACTGAACGATCGGCGCTTTAGACATTACTTTAGTTACGGTGTCCTCGTAGTCTGGGAGGAAATCCCGAAGTATGCCAGGTCTTAGACGTTTAACATTTTGGTAAAACTTAAAGTATGGTGCTGAGAAACATAGAAGTATAGCTTTGAGGACCTTTATTCGAACCCAGTTACCACTTTTAATCAtcattagtattaaaatcacTCACCTCTGCAGCAAGTTTTACAACAGCCTGCCTGTAGATATCAACAATGCTGGCTAGTTTGAAGTTGCGTTTGAGTGACTCAATCCCACCTCGTCCGAGATCACTGTTCTTGCGACAATCTGGACATTTGAGACGCCTGTTCCCTCCGCTCTGAAGTAAAGCCTTGAGACAGTTCTTGCAGAAGGTGTGCATGCATGAGAGCTGTAGGGGATCCGTGTACAGCTCTAGACATACACTACATGATAGTTCCCTCTCCAAGGTATCTTCGTCAAACATCTTGAAGGCCACAACGATTGAAAGAAGACGACGCTTACATTGCTGTCGAAATATTCAACCTGAAACATATTTATGAACGGTTAAATCAAATGAGGCACATGtaatacatgtggtctcacctttcgcaagtgagtttgttcaaaatgccACTATAAACCACGCAGAAAATGGGAACCCATTTAAAtaagtcacatgcaaccaaaaatcaagcataattcaaacacaattatcacttatttatgacatataatatacatagcTGCcagtaaaaaaaacccaaaataaacaaaattataagcgtacaatcgagATTCAAAattgcagtattttgtacttggccTTACTTCCCTCCAAAACGAAGCcgtcgggagaccgaacccagtcatagtgagttggtgtgcactcaagggtaacGCTGAGGacccatagtgtgttcagaaagattatctgtttgatggacattttagaagtatggcgagtcacaagaaggtaagattctttatggataacaacttctcttaGTACGCTTGATGcttcgtttcagtatggattcatataccacctgtcaaacaaaatcatatgcactagaagaaattgttatccataaagatatTGGGTTTTGTAAgtgcatgttctctgaatttgcgttcgatccaatcagaAATCATCTCAGTATAGATAGTGAACTACTGCCttgctggaaactgtcattcgtccaagtacaaattataaagcaggacttgaaactgacaagagtttgcaccagtttccgtcagatccagtcttCCGAGAAATATggttgtagtttgtttgcaacccacagacataaagacatgtcatgtgtacaagtatcacacctgcctaattacataatgtggcagaggattcgggtgcacgagtcataaatgaatttattttgtttatggcattttgcctgataggtgttaagttcaaattgcatgtgatcaatgattgaagctgtgtattgcatattgtctttagcagacagacagacatataggtgtcagtaaaccagacattgactttttctctgtgacagaggctgcttaccacaatcaacaaaatTTTGAAACTACTTTCCCCCCAGCGTTGGGGAAATTtattgaatcgtttgaactccgatttcgcggactgttttcatcgcgtttttttgcACGTTTTTTTTATacgttgaattggcatttttgatgatttgtttcggtaagtgaataccgaaaggtatcagaagttgtgttttacgttgcatgtgacctttaaccttcTATCAGACAGCTTGGGGTTTCCCTGTTAATAATGAGATTGCGCGCTTTGAGCAGGATATCTAGCCTGGAAAGGTGTGTTATAAATATTCTTCTTCTTATTAccagtggatgggtgagtgagttaatatttaacgttacatcggcaatatatcatccatatcgtgacgagaacatttaatatttagatGGAATATATGCTTATagtaaaaatctgtcaatgaaggacagtgaaacaactatAATATCACAATGTGAATTACAaatagcatggaaagttaaacctAATATCACTacttatacaatacaatatgaaaacgagctacagatcgccaacaacagaaggtagtcTACGAttaccatactaggaaccatggggacttacaggacctttgctacctgcatggaccacAGTTGGATTTGCACCAtgccttcagccgctggcgattgtaggaaaagttaaccaaaattaaaacaagaatactacgtttaaaaatcctggtacGTTTACACAGACtggaaagttttgggacttatgtaccctttcaggaggacaattattttacaatacttcaaccacctttgaaggtacagccactagCAATTCTAGGTACTTTtgtaaactaccaatcattaaaatacatctatctacagaacatattactcaaaattcaacaatgaaatcaattccctttaAAAACCAATAATTTACTGTGTTAAACAGATCCTTAActgtttttacagtaaaatacttatcccttatggtggagaattcaacacagtcaagtaggaTGTGCTTGAAAGTGACtctgtcatcacaagggatacaaaacggaggatcctcaccttttaataggtatgcatgagtatatcttgtatggccagtaggacatcgtcgtaaaaataacctcttcaaatctggactgacagcccaggtaggtgtaaccaatataggtttattattatcattattatcattacatTGAATATAAAGCTGCTTGGAAGTCCATTCTTCTTCTTATTCCGCGGGATTCAGCTCACTCCGGTAGGAAGGACCCTGAAGTGTACACGGTCCTAACAAAGATCCAAACTTATGATCACAGTATCTAGTGTGCctaagaaacgcaactctgcacagcgtTAGCCATCCGTGAATCCTAAACCCATGCAAACCAGTGGCTGATCTCATGAGCACGGATCATCCTCATGTAGTTCATGGAGACTGATCAACCGAACCTCTGTAGTTGGCACTTCCGGTATACATGAGATGTGTTAACCTAATGGAATcattaatattatattattgaGTAAATTGTTTCTCACCATTGCATGCATgccgtaagaagcgactatcTAGTTTGGGAGTAGTTGTGTTATGGGAGTCCATTTATGTGGTTTGAAGCTCAGTCGTCTGTCATTCGAACTGTGATTAGGCTATCTGGCTCTGAACCGTTTGCTTGTGGATCGCCGTAATATTGGAGAAATATTCAGTGCTTCTCTTTCTCTCTTGACTCTCTCTCGCTcttcctccctctctctctctcgctctctgtCTCTCCATCAGATACTCTTTCCTCTAGTTCACAAACCTTTATATCCCTCTCCTTCTCTTCACCACATGAGTGATGGGTTTGGGTGCCCGTGCACTTTACGACACGAAGGTTATGGTGCCTTGAACAACAAAACTGTGCTAGCGTGTGTGCAGGATGTAAAGTTTTGTTGTGACCTGCCACCAGGAAGTGGGTCATGCCACGTACAGTGAAAGTTGACCTGCATTGCCACTCACGTCATCAggattcaaatgaaatattattcaCATCTGAGACTGCTGGTTCAGTACAAGTACACGCTGTGCAATCATATCAGCACAACTTTTATCCATTTATCCAAAACTGACATAGTGTTCTCCGGTTGACTTCAACAGATCCAGTTTGAGTTTCTAGATCTAGACAAAAATCCATACTATCTGAAAATGTAAGTCATATTGTCAGTGAACTGTACTGGACTGGACTCAATGATTTGTTAACAGCCATGTTCAATTGTTGTTCTCTTTTCACCAAATACCGTCTTAAATGTGGCTGTGAATTAAAAGTATACAGCTGAGGAAAAAACAGCGTAATTTAATTAACATTCTGCACAAGGAAATACTCGTCAGTCAGCGATACAACTCTTACTAAAATAATTAACTGAGAAAGATTAGACGAAAAATGCGTTGTAATTACTCTTAGGAACATCGATGTACTCGGTAATTGTTCATATAATCTAAATATTATTATACATTTCCAAAACGCAGACATTGCACTCACAAATCAAACGCATAATACTTTCAGCATAGAAAAGT includes the following:
- the LOC137277482 gene encoding WAS/WASL-interacting protein family member 1-like, giving the protein MFDEDTLERELSCSVCLELYTDPLQLSCMHTFCKNCLKALLQSGGNRRLKCPDCRKNSDLGRGGIESLKRNFKLASIVDIYRQAVVKLAAEKEANRQEEQTRKSRADDHKKDYAFVSSLIQKSHDESDGPFEPHIIDDLWGTFKRTARRNSPLSNRPPAPLPPRSETSSRSPPPLPRAPRPLPTIPNRSQSTDGTTSVSNQTGVVLTSLPSPDSTNLARMRSRPPMPPPPPQRLSDDSRAIPSAPPYFLLSDTHNNIPNGIGDLDIMDGSFDIAASFSPPLPPVPPRRSFPSQPSAVIQKNVENRPPIPAPRGKDKAPALPPRENMPVLKTKPGSVQNGRRPLPPPKGRQT